In Candidatus Desulforudis audaxviator MP104C, a genomic segment contains:
- a CDS encoding ABC transporter ATP-binding protein: protein MIEIKGLTKDYGRIRAVDDLHLRIEQGEIFGLLGPNGAGKTTTVRMLTMLARPTAGEAYIAGCEVQRDLARVRQEIGVVPQHMNLDQELTARENLELHGRLYKMPAAERRKRVEELLFFVDLQEREGELVSRFSGGMKRRLMIARALMHRPRVLFLDEPTVGLDPQTRRRMWDLVRQMNRDGVTVLLTTHYIEEAEALCHRVGIMDRGRLIALGSPVELKERVGRFAVESLNGGQTTHTLFGTREEALAFAGRLDDGVVIRETSLEDVFVQLTGRRVGG from the coding sequence TTGATTGAGATCAAGGGTCTCACCAAGGATTACGGCCGTATCAGGGCTGTGGACGACCTGCACCTCCGAATCGAGCAGGGCGAGATCTTCGGCCTGCTCGGCCCCAACGGGGCCGGCAAGACCACCACCGTCCGCATGCTGACCATGCTCGCGCGCCCTACGGCAGGCGAAGCTTATATCGCCGGCTGCGAGGTCCAGCGCGACCTGGCCAGGGTGCGGCAGGAGATCGGGGTGGTGCCGCAGCACATGAACCTCGACCAGGAGCTTACCGCGCGCGAGAACCTGGAACTGCACGGACGCCTGTACAAGATGCCGGCCGCCGAACGGCGCAAGCGTGTCGAAGAGCTTCTCTTTTTCGTGGACCTGCAAGAGCGGGAGGGTGAGCTGGTGAGCAGGTTTTCGGGCGGGATGAAACGCCGCTTGATGATCGCACGGGCGCTAATGCACCGGCCGCGCGTCCTTTTCCTGGACGAACCGACCGTGGGTCTCGACCCGCAGACCAGGCGGCGGATGTGGGACCTGGTCCGCCAGATGAACCGGGATGGCGTTACCGTCCTCCTTACTACGCATTACATTGAGGAAGCCGAGGCGCTCTGTCACCGCGTAGGGATAATGGACCGCGGGAGGCTGATCGCCCTGGGCTCGCCGGTGGAGCTTAAAGAGCGCGTAGGGCGTTTTGCGGTCGAATCCTTAAACGGGGGACAGACGACCCACACCCTTTTCGGCACGCGGGAAGAGGCGCTTGCCTTCGCTGGTCGGCTGGATGACGGGGTGGTTATCCGGGAAACGAGCCTGGAGGATGTTTTTGTGCAACTTACCGGACGCAGGGTGGGTGGTTGA
- a CDS encoding ABC transporter permease, whose product MDSYTVFWREMLVFKRTFWKFLASRLVSPVLYLVAFGWGLGRSIHTDGGSYLDFVVPGIIALSAMTVSFNATGVSLNMSRLYHKTLEEYLIAPISSLSFVLGKVLAGMVRGLVGALVILGLGTLFGAHPVMGPWFFAVIFLTCFLFAALGVVAAMTVPSHEDMANFSTFVILPMAFLCGTFFRTEHLPGIMADAVYALPLTHTSYALRSLAGGAGLPVSSLLILVAYATVFFSAAVWVTRRIR is encoded by the coding sequence ATGGACAGCTACACGGTGTTTTGGCGCGAGATGCTGGTTTTTAAGCGTACTTTTTGGAAGTTCCTCGCCTCGAGGTTGGTCAGCCCCGTCCTGTACCTGGTGGCCTTTGGCTGGGGCCTAGGCCGGAGCATCCATACCGACGGGGGGTCTTACCTGGATTTCGTCGTCCCGGGGATCATCGCCCTCAGCGCGATGACGGTGAGCTTCAATGCCACCGGGGTCTCGCTCAATATGAGCCGTCTTTACCACAAGACGCTGGAGGAATATCTTATCGCGCCCATCAGCAGCCTTTCCTTTGTCCTGGGCAAGGTGCTGGCCGGGATGGTACGGGGGCTGGTCGGCGCGCTGGTGATCCTGGGTCTCGGCACCCTTTTCGGTGCCCATCCGGTTATGGGACCGTGGTTTTTTGCCGTCATATTTCTTACCTGTTTCCTGTTCGCCGCATTGGGCGTCGTGGCGGCCATGACCGTCCCTTCACACGAGGACATGGCCAACTTTAGTACCTTTGTGATTCTGCCCATGGCCTTTCTGTGCGGCACCTTTTTCCGAACGGAACACTTGCCGGGCATCATGGCCGATGCGGTCTATGCCCTGCCGCTGACTCACACCAGTTACGCCCTGCGCTCCCTGGCTGGCGGCGCGGGTTTGCCGGTTTCCTCCCTGCTCATCTTGGTTGCCTACGCCACGGTCTTTTTCTCAGCGGCGGTGTGGGTTACCCGCCGGATACGGTAG
- a CDS encoding ABC transporter permease translates to MRELFFGCYPIVWEEMVYWRRRFWLYLAVYTLSPLIFLLTFGFGVGQRLKMLVPGGLNYLEFLIPGVVALAVFNNGVTSVTVRMFYNRLHFKSFEAYRLAPVEDFTVWLGYTLSGALRGLLAGGIVLGLVLLFVPGFRPAPDGIPWLLAVAFSCGAFGVFLGLCLRSFDDQTMISEFVIVPMTFLCGTLIPLERLPEVLQQLVWLLPLTPATQILRDALTGGVPSWETVGLLAGWTGIFFALGMWQLGHRED, encoded by the coding sequence ATGCGGGAACTGTTCTTCGGCTGCTACCCGATCGTCTGGGAGGAGATGGTTTACTGGCGGCGCCGTTTTTGGCTTTACCTGGCCGTATATACACTCTCGCCCCTCATCTTTCTCCTGACTTTTGGTTTCGGCGTGGGGCAGCGGTTGAAGATGCTCGTTCCCGGCGGGCTAAACTATCTGGAGTTTCTAATACCGGGTGTGGTGGCGCTGGCGGTTTTCAACAACGGGGTGACCTCGGTTACCGTCCGGATGTTCTACAACCGCCTACACTTCAAGAGCTTCGAGGCCTATCGCCTGGCGCCCGTCGAGGACTTCACCGTCTGGCTCGGGTATACCCTCTCCGGCGCCCTGCGGGGGCTTCTGGCGGGGGGGATCGTCCTTGGACTGGTGCTCCTGTTCGTTCCCGGCTTTCGCCCGGCGCCTGACGGAATCCCATGGCTTCTGGCGGTTGCCTTTTCCTGCGGCGCCTTCGGGGTTTTTCTGGGGCTCTGCCTGCGCTCCTTCGACGACCAGACGATGATCAGCGAGTTCGTCATCGTGCCCATGACCTTTCTCTGCGGCACGCTCATCCCGCTCGAAAGGCTTCCCGAGGTCCTGCAACAGCTGGTGTGGCTTCTTCCGCTGACCCCGGCGACGCAGATCCTCCGGGATGCCTTGACCGGAGGGGTACCCTCCTGGGAGACGGTTGGGTTGCTTGCCGGCTGGACGGGGATCTTCTTTGCGCTGGGGATGTGGCAGCTTGGCCACCGCGAGGATTGA
- a CDS encoding putative cobaltochelatase, with translation MRYVYPFTAIIGQEEMKLALILNAINPRLGGVLVRGEKGTAKSTAVRALAALLPEIEVVAGCPCNCDPRDAARLCPFCLERLAAGEEIVSVTIRVPLVDLPVSATEDRVVGSLDLEYAVRHGRRRFEPGILARANRGIVYVDEVNLLDDHLVDALLDAAASGVNVVEREGITFAHPAAFILVGTMNPEEGELRPQLLDRFGFCVPVEGVNDPAARVAIARRREAFDNDPLEFLAAFASREAGLREEIVRARALLFHVEVPAAAVRRAADLAAEALAAGHRAEIVLAQAARTLAAWERRETATPEDMERVAELVLYHRRREAPPPPPEQPEEQELQEPPEPPEEEEQPDEPPHTQPENDQGEGSSDIAAGGYDQPNSNSSPEHGAPAVVAETVFAADEPFRVKRIEYERDRVLRKGSGRRSRTRTPTKAGRYVRATLRRERDDLAFDATLRAAAPFQKQRARDGVAVAVESQDIREKVREKRIGNFLVFVVDASGSMGAQQRMVAAKGAVLSLLLDAYQKRDRVGMVAFKGEHAEVLLPPTNSVELAERRLAELPTGGRTPLAAGLLKAYEVARAHLFKDPNLSPLLIVISDGRGNVGLGGGPREDLRRVAALVHEEARIKTLVVDVEKDGFLSFGLARGLAAALDAEYYKIEDLKADTLVEAVRTIQGRR, from the coding sequence ATGCGCTACGTCTACCCATTTACGGCCATCATCGGCCAGGAGGAGATGAAGCTGGCCCTGATCCTGAACGCTATCAATCCACGCCTGGGCGGGGTGCTGGTACGTGGGGAAAAGGGCACGGCCAAGTCCACGGCGGTGCGCGCGCTGGCGGCGCTTCTGCCGGAGATCGAGGTGGTTGCCGGCTGCCCCTGCAACTGCGACCCGCGCGACGCGGCGCGGCTCTGCCCCTTTTGCCTGGAGCGCCTGGCCGCCGGTGAAGAAATCGTCTCTGTTACGATACGGGTCCCGCTGGTGGACCTCCCCGTTTCGGCCACCGAGGACCGGGTGGTGGGGAGCCTGGACCTCGAGTACGCCGTCCGGCACGGGCGGCGGCGGTTCGAGCCGGGGATCCTGGCGCGGGCCAACCGCGGCATCGTCTACGTGGACGAGGTGAACCTCCTGGACGACCACCTAGTGGATGCCCTGCTCGACGCGGCGGCATCCGGGGTGAACGTGGTGGAGCGGGAGGGGATAACCTTTGCCCACCCGGCGGCTTTCATCCTGGTAGGGACCATGAACCCGGAGGAGGGAGAACTGCGGCCGCAGCTCCTCGACCGCTTCGGGTTCTGCGTGCCGGTGGAGGGGGTGAACGATCCCGCGGCCCGCGTGGCCATCGCCCGGCGGCGGGAGGCCTTCGATAACGACCCGCTGGAGTTCCTGGCCGCCTTCGCTTCCCGGGAGGCAGGACTGCGGGAAGAGATCGTCCGGGCGCGGGCGCTGTTATTCCACGTGGAAGTCCCCGCGGCGGCAGTCCGGCGCGCCGCGGATCTGGCGGCGGAGGCGCTGGCGGCCGGGCACCGGGCGGAGATCGTGCTCGCGCAGGCGGCGCGGACGCTGGCGGCCTGGGAGCGGCGGGAAACGGCGACGCCCGAGGACATGGAAAGGGTGGCCGAACTGGTGCTTTACCACCGGCGGCGCGAGGCCCCGCCGCCCCCGCCGGAGCAACCCGAGGAACAAGAACTGCAGGAACCGCCGGAGCCACCGGAGGAAGAGGAGCAACCGGACGAGCCGCCCCACACCCAGCCGGAAAACGATCAAGGCGAAGGAAGTAGTGACATTGCGGCAGGCGGTTACGACCAGCCGAACAGTAATTCGTCCCCTGAGCACGGGGCGCCGGCGGTCGTTGCGGAAACGGTTTTCGCCGCCGACGAACCTTTCCGCGTAAAGCGCATCGAGTACGAGCGCGACCGCGTCCTGCGCAAGGGCTCGGGCCGGCGCTCGCGCACCAGGACGCCGACGAAGGCGGGCCGGTACGTCCGGGCCACGCTGCGCCGGGAGCGGGATGACCTGGCCTTCGACGCCACCCTGCGGGCGGCCGCGCCCTTCCAGAAACAGCGGGCCAGGGACGGCGTAGCCGTGGCCGTCGAGTCCCAGGACATCCGCGAGAAGGTGCGGGAAAAGCGGATCGGAAACTTCCTGGTCTTCGTCGTGGACGCGTCCGGCTCCATGGGGGCGCAGCAGCGCATGGTAGCGGCCAAGGGGGCGGTACTGTCTTTACTTCTTGACGCCTACCAGAAACGTGACCGGGTGGGGATGGTGGCCTTCAAGGGTGAGCACGCCGAGGTGTTGCTGCCGCCCACTAACAGTGTGGAACTGGCCGAGAGGCGCTTGGCCGAACTGCCCACGGGGGGCCGGACGCCGCTCGCCGCGGGTCTCTTAAAAGCCTACGAGGTGGCCCGGGCCCACCTTTTCAAGGATCCCAACCTGTCTCCTCTGCTCATCGTCATTTCCGACGGGCGGGGAAACGTGGGCCTGGGCGGAGGCCCGCGCGAGGACCTGCGCCGGGTGGCGGCGCTCGTTCACGAAGAAGCGCGGATCAAAACCCTGGTGGTGGACGTGGAGAAGGACGGCTTTCTTTCCTTCGGCTTGGCCCGGGGACTGGCCGCGGCCCTGGATGCGGAGTATTACAAGATTGAGGACCTGAAGGCGGACACACTGGTGGAGGCGGTCCGCACAATACAGGGTAGACGATAG
- a CDS encoding ABC transporter permease, producing MTEAAVGKRPWREKVYPSWLPLVLAMGLVWRRRWWRFLFGGLNRPLIFLALFAWNLKHSAGGTQYLCFLLPGLVVMAAVTASYTDLVNWFTLRRTFYRALDEYLLAPVSTGSLLAGHVLAGGGKGLLTALAVCLAGWTVVGGLRFSALFLVQLAVVCLLFASLAVAVAMIAGGDKDVLMFTNLIVFPMTFFCGTFFPVEQLPGVLAYFSWFLPLTAATYNLRALALTGTAHWDWFGQSLGWLAGSYALAYALLCWRRQD from the coding sequence ATGACCGAAGCAGCTGTTGGGAAAAGGCCCTGGCGGGAAAAGGTTTATCCTTCGTGGCTACCTCTGGTGCTGGCCATGGGACTGGTCTGGAGGCGGCGCTGGTGGCGGTTTTTGTTCGGGGGGTTGAACCGGCCCCTGATTTTCCTGGCGCTTTTTGCCTGGAATCTGAAACATTCAGCCGGCGGCACGCAGTACCTCTGCTTCCTCTTACCGGGACTGGTGGTGATGGCCGCGGTCACGGCAAGCTACACTGACTTGGTCAACTGGTTCACCCTGCGGCGGACCTTCTACCGGGCTCTCGACGAGTATCTTCTGGCCCCGGTTTCCACCGGTTCCCTCCTCGCGGGGCACGTCCTGGCCGGGGGAGGCAAGGGACTGCTGACGGCCCTTGCGGTTTGCCTTGCCGGTTGGACCGTCGTGGGGGGCCTGCGGTTTTCCGCCCTTTTCCTGGTCCAGCTTGCCGTGGTCTGTCTCCTCTTCGCCTCGCTGGCGGTGGCGGTAGCCATGATCGCCGGCGGGGACAAGGATGTGTTGATGTTTACTAATCTGATAGTTTTTCCGATGACCTTCTTCTGCGGGACCTTCTTCCCGGTGGAGCAATTGCCGGGGGTGCTTGCATACTTCAGCTGGTTTCTTCCCCTCACCGCCGCCACGTACAACCTTCGGGCGCTGGCACTGACGGGTACCGCCCACTGGGACTGGTTCGGCCAGAGCCTCGGCTGGCTTGCCGGGTCTTACGCCCTGGCGTACGCCTTGCTGTGCTGGAGGCGGCAGGACTGA
- a CDS encoding ATP-binding protein, whose protein sequence is MQESGRYVYPFTAIVGQEPMKQALLLNAVNPKLSGVLIRGEKGTAKSTAVRALAALLPEIEVVADCPFGCDPGDVTVICGRCRERLEAGEELPRRQRQMRVVDLPVSATEDRVVGTLDIEHAIKKGEKRFEPGVLAEANRGILYVDEVNLLDDHVVDVLLDAAAMGVNTVEREGVSFSHPARFILIGTMNPEEGELRPQLLDRFGLCVNITGVADPALRVEIVRRRAAFEDDPAGFVASWEEEQHRLRERIVAARRLLPQVGISDEMLLLVARTAVEMGVDGHRADLVMMKAAKTNAALEGRTEVTEADIRETAELALLHRMRRKPFQELGIDEGKLAGVLGTHRHAHSHSHEHVHTHSHSHALKSHVQKRR, encoded by the coding sequence GTGCAAGAATCTGGCCGGTATGTTTACCCCTTTACAGCCATTGTTGGCCAGGAGCCGATGAAGCAGGCGTTGCTCCTGAACGCCGTCAACCCGAAACTTTCCGGTGTGCTCATCCGCGGCGAGAAGGGCACGGCCAAGTCTACAGCGGTAAGGGCGCTGGCTGCGCTGCTGCCGGAGATCGAGGTCGTGGCCGACTGCCCCTTTGGCTGCGATCCCGGCGACGTCACCGTCATATGCGGGAGGTGCCGGGAGCGGCTGGAGGCCGGCGAGGAACTCCCCCGGCGGCAGCGGCAGATGCGGGTTGTGGACCTGCCTGTTTCGGCCACCGAGGACCGGGTGGTGGGCACCCTCGACATCGAGCATGCCATCAAAAAAGGCGAGAAGCGGTTCGAACCCGGGGTCCTGGCTGAGGCCAACCGTGGTATCCTCTACGTGGACGAGGTCAACCTCCTCGACGACCACGTGGTGGACGTCCTGCTCGACGCGGCGGCTATGGGCGTCAACACCGTCGAGAGGGAGGGCGTCTCTTTTTCCCACCCGGCGCGGTTTATCCTGATCGGGACCATGAACCCTGAGGAGGGGGAACTGCGGCCGCAGCTCTTGGACCGTTTCGGCCTGTGCGTCAACATCACCGGCGTGGCCGATCCGGCGCTGCGGGTGGAGATTGTCAGGCGACGGGCGGCCTTCGAGGATGACCCGGCGGGGTTCGTCGCGTCCTGGGAGGAAGAGCAGCATAGACTCAGGGAAAGGATCGTCGCCGCCCGGCGCCTTCTGCCGCAGGTCGGCATCAGCGACGAAATGCTTCTCCTTGTCGCCAGAACCGCCGTTGAAATGGGCGTGGACGGCCACCGCGCCGACCTGGTGATGATGAAGGCGGCCAAAACGAACGCCGCGCTGGAAGGGAGGACCGAGGTGACGGAGGCCGACATCCGGGAAACCGCGGAACTCGCCCTTTTGCACCGCATGCGCCGCAAGCCCTTCCAGGAATTAGGCATTGACGAGGGGAAACTGGCGGGGGTATTGGGCACCCACCGGCACGCTCACAGCCACTCTCACGAACACGTTCACACACATTCTCACAGTCACGCGCTTAAGTCTCATGTACAGAAGCGGCGTTAG
- a CDS encoding cobaltochelatase subunit CobN produces the protein MNSFLLLSTIDNTRELREALAEIRAEYGEILSVKKIYFSDWERGRIDPKEVEEAAKSARVILVDIRGQTEFTDRIRELMTGSTATVVVLVGGSRDIFSLTRMGSFSGADLPRREGRFDIEAYLKARKFAEIAKNLGSVLPVGKLKHMRNWVVACEYYAEGGKKNLKNLFLFLLREYCGAKVEVRPPQKMPGWGIWWPPDHRFTDLKAFKTSVGWDENKPAVGIFFYGGMHFADCAPVVEALVNELGDEVNLIPVFSKVEHNLTALRSCFFDEGHPVVDLVVNLQYFRLHGGPYGGAPEPTYRLLSELGAPVLTGFRSYTTEIGEWQKENRLSPLEITLGVMLPELDGCIEPVYVGGLVSLGEDRFLGGEVKEVRALPEGIKRFAGRVRRWLSLQRKPNPAKKLAVILYDYPPGEANLGSAGYLDALESLRVFFERLAAAGYRVEIPAGDLGEFLLSCGVVNTPEWQVAPPGIAVDAAVYRRWYGELPPDLRAQIEKHWGEPPGTVMVRDGQILIPGVVAGNVFIGVQPSRGVHENPEKAYHDKELPPHHQYLCFYWWLQREFRADCIVHWGMHGTLEFTKGKEAPVSRRCFPDILVGNVPHLYYYWVGNPSESTIAKRRSYAVAVSHASPPVIAAGLYGEYLELEELLAEYRKAEGRDKESVAAAIKEKAQALSMPAGDLEELEVYLYRMKRRLIPKGLHILDRQLEGEDLVSYLAALVRFDREVPSFYRMVAGRMGFSYESLAREAEAFATVDREVHQAIGRWLAGDESALPPETGRYLAGVRENIARSQESAGLLSALDGRYLLPNLAGDPVRSPEVYPVGRNMYEFDPRLIPTPLALKRGEEAVKVILERFYRTHGRYPETVGMVLWGFETLSTGGETIVQILAYLGVRLVRKESPWFKELELVPLEELGRPRIDVLVTICGIFRDICGPQIELINRAVELAADAAEQEEMNFVRKHSLEMAAEYGGVSRGRVFGPHATEYATSMRALVESGVWREEKELVESYDNSMCYCYHRGRVQENHALFTRLLSTIEVVSQVRHSTEYEFTDLDHYYEFFGGLSRSVAEKKGKAPEQWVVDTTEEITEVADVGQAIDRAVRTRLFNPRWIDGMLKHQHHGAQKIAERLEYLIGLKATTGRVSGWVFREALHRFLLDQDMRRRLAENNRFAALEIARRIGEAMRRGYFNCEDEELAEFQNAVLELEAWIEEKT, from the coding sequence GTGAACAGCTTTCTTCTGCTTAGCACCATTGATAATACTCGAGAACTCAGAGAAGCTCTGGCAGAGATTAGGGCGGAATACGGGGAAATTCTTTCGGTCAAAAAAATCTATTTCTCCGACTGGGAGCGGGGAAGAATTGACCCGAAAGAGGTGGAAGAAGCGGCAAAAAGCGCCCGGGTTATTCTCGTGGACATCCGGGGGCAGACGGAATTCACGGACCGGATCCGGGAGTTGATGACCGGGAGCACCGCCACGGTGGTGGTTCTGGTTGGCGGTAGCCGCGATATTTTTTCCCTCACCCGAATGGGTTCTTTTTCCGGAGCTGATCTCCCCCGGCGCGAGGGGCGCTTTGACATCGAGGCTTACCTGAAAGCGAGGAAGTTTGCCGAGATTGCCAAAAATCTGGGGTCAGTTCTCCCCGTGGGCAAGCTTAAGCACATGCGCAACTGGGTGGTGGCCTGCGAATATTATGCCGAGGGCGGCAAGAAAAACCTCAAAAACCTGTTTCTTTTCCTGCTGCGGGAATACTGCGGGGCAAAGGTAGAGGTCAGGCCGCCGCAAAAAATGCCCGGCTGGGGGATCTGGTGGCCTCCTGATCACCGTTTTACCGACCTGAAGGCTTTTAAGACTTCTGTAGGCTGGGACGAGAACAAGCCTGCCGTGGGCATTTTCTTTTACGGCGGCATGCACTTTGCCGACTGCGCACCGGTGGTGGAGGCACTGGTTAATGAGTTGGGAGACGAGGTCAACCTCATCCCTGTTTTTTCCAAGGTAGAGCACAACCTCACAGCCCTCCGTTCCTGCTTCTTTGACGAAGGACACCCAGTGGTTGACCTCGTGGTTAACCTGCAGTATTTCCGGTTGCACGGCGGGCCTTACGGCGGGGCGCCCGAACCAACTTACCGGTTGCTGTCCGAACTTGGCGCTCCAGTGCTAACCGGATTTCGGTCTTACACGACGGAAATAGGGGAGTGGCAAAAAGAGAACCGGCTGAGTCCCCTAGAAATTACCCTCGGCGTTATGTTACCGGAACTGGACGGCTGCATCGAGCCGGTTTACGTGGGGGGACTCGTGTCCCTCGGGGAAGACAGGTTCTTGGGTGGGGAGGTAAAGGAAGTCCGGGCCCTGCCCGAAGGGATAAAGAGGTTTGCCGGGCGGGTCCGCCGCTGGCTCTCCTTGCAGCGGAAGCCCAATCCTGCCAAGAAGCTCGCCGTTATCCTGTACGACTATCCCCCGGGTGAAGCTAACCTGGGCAGCGCCGGTTATCTCGATGCCCTAGAAAGCCTGCGGGTCTTTTTCGAAAGGCTGGCGGCTGCCGGGTACCGGGTGGAAATTCCCGCGGGGGACCTGGGGGAATTTCTTTTATCTTGCGGGGTGGTAAACACCCCTGAGTGGCAGGTGGCTCCTCCTGGGATAGCAGTGGATGCGGCGGTTTACCGCCGGTGGTACGGCGAGCTGCCGCCGGATCTGCGGGCGCAAATCGAAAAGCACTGGGGAGAACCGCCGGGAACCGTAATGGTTAGGGATGGGCAGATTTTGATTCCCGGCGTGGTGGCAGGCAACGTTTTCATCGGCGTGCAGCCGTCGCGCGGTGTTCACGAAAATCCCGAGAAAGCCTATCACGACAAAGAACTGCCGCCTCACCACCAGTACCTCTGTTTTTACTGGTGGTTACAAAGAGAATTTCGGGCGGACTGCATCGTCCACTGGGGAATGCACGGCACCCTGGAGTTCACCAAGGGCAAGGAGGCTCCGGTGTCGCGCCGCTGTTTTCCGGATATTCTGGTCGGCAATGTTCCCCACCTCTACTATTACTGGGTAGGGAATCCCTCGGAATCCACCATCGCCAAGCGGAGAAGCTACGCGGTGGCGGTTTCCCACGCCTCGCCGCCGGTGATTGCCGCCGGTCTTTACGGCGAGTACTTAGAGCTGGAGGAACTGCTGGCAGAGTACCGGAAAGCCGAGGGCCGGGATAAGGAGAGCGTGGCTGCAGCAATTAAGGAAAAAGCGCAGGCGCTCTCTATGCCTGCCGGCGATTTGGAAGAGTTAGAAGTCTATCTTTACCGGATGAAAAGGCGACTTATCCCCAAGGGTTTGCACATTTTAGACAGGCAGCTCGAGGGAGAAGACCTGGTTTCCTATCTGGCGGCCCTTGTCCGGTTTGACCGGGAAGTGCCTTCATTTTACCGGATGGTGGCCGGGAGAATGGGCTTTTCCTACGAGAGTCTCGCCAGGGAAGCGGAGGCATTTGCTACTGTTGACCGCGAAGTACACCAGGCAATCGGGCGCTGGCTGGCGGGGGATGAGTCGGCCCTGCCGCCGGAAACAGGCCGGTATCTTGCGGGGGTAAGGGAAAACATCGCCCGCTCGCAGGAAAGCGCGGGGCTTCTTTCGGCACTGGATGGGCGCTACCTTCTTCCCAACCTGGCCGGAGATCCGGTGCGTTCGCCCGAGGTCTACCCGGTCGGCCGGAATATGTATGAGTTCGACCCGCGGCTCATACCCACCCCCCTGGCGCTAAAGCGCGGGGAAGAAGCAGTAAAGGTCATTCTGGAGAGATTTTACCGCACGCACGGGCGCTACCCCGAAACAGTGGGGATGGTGCTGTGGGGATTTGAGACCTTAAGCACGGGGGGCGAAACCATAGTCCAGATCCTGGCTTATCTCGGCGTACGCCTGGTGCGGAAGGAAAGCCCCTGGTTCAAGGAACTGGAGCTTGTTCCTCTGGAGGAGCTCGGCCGGCCCCGGATAGATGTTCTGGTAACCATCTGCGGCATCTTCCGCGATATATGCGGCCCCCAGATTGAACTGATCAACCGGGCAGTAGAGTTGGCGGCCGATGCCGCGGAGCAAGAAGAGATGAATTTTGTCCGCAAACACAGCTTGGAAATGGCAGCAGAATATGGTGGTGTCAGCCGGGGACGGGTATTCGGGCCCCATGCTACGGAGTACGCCACGTCAATGCGGGCGCTGGTGGAAAGCGGGGTCTGGCGGGAGGAAAAGGAGCTTGTAGAAAGTTATGACAACTCTATGTGTTATTGCTATCACCGGGGCAGGGTTCAGGAAAACCATGCTCTCTTTACCAGGCTTCTCTCTACTATCGAGGTAGTTTCGCAGGTAAGGCACAGCACGGAATACGAATTTACCGATCTCGACCATTACTACGAGTTTTTTGGCGGGCTTTCCCGGAGCGTGGCGGAAAAGAAAGGAAAAGCTCCCGAACAGTGGGTGGTGGATACCACAGAGGAGATTACCGAAGTGGCCGATGTGGGCCAGGCTATTGACCGGGCGGTGAGGACGCGCCTCTTCAATCCCCGGTGGATTGACGGGATGCTGAAGCACCAGCACCACGGTGCCCAGAAGATAGCCGAGCGGCTGGAATATCTGATCGGCCTCAAGGCCACCACCGGCCGGGTGAGCGGGTGGGTTTTCCGGGAGGCTCTCCACCGCTTCCTGCTGGACCAGGACATGCGCCGCCGGTTGGCAGAGAACAACCGCTTTGCCGCCCTGGAAATAGCCAGGCGTATCGGTGAAGCCATGCGCCGGGGCTATTTCAACTGCGAAGACGAAGAGTTGGCCGAATTCCAAAACGCGGTGCTGGAACTGGAGGCCTGGATTGAAGAAAAGACTTGA